Proteins from a genomic interval of Musa acuminata AAA Group cultivar baxijiao chromosome BXJ1-9, Cavendish_Baxijiao_AAA, whole genome shotgun sequence:
- the LOC135582924 gene encoding uncharacterized protein LOC135582924 isoform X1 — MGSAHSSHSPLEAFDDDDDREEEEEEEGVRSRNPKSSKEKVLEQEPEVLPCRTAASPLSPQPSAAGTPRMLGPSVKVWDPCNVLLQLPPSPLALFARGAASAATDRVTEVFLIAHGECASSLRPDLVGGRWSTAARLTANGERQARALAVFLKSQGVRFDEVYSSPLDRARTTAAFICRELGFADEQIQSSDALVEISQGQWEGCLRSEVYTQEIVNLISKTQPDFCAPSGESLRQVAFRIIEFLNMTVLRLPEKLAAADTPIHQTEAKELSCNGSANLVQDGDGPHWDLMYRLNRPSLQRKKSGKSRLQFVTTGDDDPKDEFSPREVTQGNLLPDGGRNPTFSMGIFTHATPIKCFLTGLLDCSPVMSHRISIDDSSVTVLHHSLITGWQIKRLNDTAHLRLL; from the exons ATGGGTTCCGCCCACTCCTCCCACTCCCCTCTCGAGGcattcgacgacgacgacgaccgcgaggaggaagaagaggaggaaggtgtGCGCTCCAGGAACCCAAAGTCCTCTAAGGAAAAGGTCCTTGAGCAGGAGCCCGAGGTCCTTCCCTGCCGCACCGCCGCCTCCCCGCTCTCCCCCCAGCCCTCTGCTGCCGGCACCCCCCGCATGCTTGGCCCTTCCGTCAAGGTATGGGACCCCTGCAACGTCCTTCTCCAACTACCACCGTCGCCCCTGGCTCTCTTCGCCCGTGGCGCCGCCTCAGCGGCAACGGATCGGGTCACGGAGGTGTTCCTGATCGCCCACGGCGAGTGCGCCTCCAGCCTTCGTCCGGATTTGGTCGGTGGGCGGTGGTCGACTGCGGCGAGGCTGACCGCAAATGGGGAGCGGCAGGCCAGGGCGCTGGCCGTCTTCCTCAAGTCACAGGGCGTGAGGTTCGACGAAGTCTATAGCTCGCCGTTGGATCGGGCAAGGACCACCGCGGCCTTTATTTGCCGG GAGCTTGGATTTGCAGACGAGCAGATCCAATCCTCCGATGCTTTGGTTGAGATAAGCCAGGGCCAATGGGAGGGCTGCCTTCGGTCAGAAGTTTACACCCAAGAAATTGTGAACTTGATTAGCAAAACACAGCCTGATTTCTGTGCACCTTCAGGTGAATCGCTCCGGCAGGTTGCATTTCGGATTATCGAATTTCTCAACATGACAGTCCTAAGATTGCCTGAAAAGCTGGCAGCTGCAGATACGCCGATCCATCAAACAGAGGCGAAGGAACTCTCATGTAATGGCTCAGCCAATTTAGTTCAAGATGGTGATGGGCCTCACTGGGATCTGATGTACAGGCTTAATCGACCGTCTCTTCAGAGGAAGAAATCTGGTAAGAGCAGGCTTCAGTTTGTGACTACGGGAGACGATGACCCCAAAGATGAGTTCTCCCCCAGAGAAGTCACACAAGGAAACCTCCTTCCTGATGGTGGCAGAAACCCTACCTTCTCCATGGGAATCTTCACCCATGCAACACCAATTAAATGTTTTCTCACGGGTCTGCTCGATTGCAGTCCTGTAATGTCTCATAGAATATCTATTGATGACTCTTCTGTGACGGTCCTGCATCATTCACTAATAACAGGATGGCAGATAAAGAGGCTCAATGATACAGCACATCTCCGCCTTCTTTAG
- the LOC135582924 gene encoding uncharacterized protein LOC135582924 isoform X2 — MGSAHSSHSPLEAFDDDDDREEEEEEEGVRSRNPKSSKEKVLEQEPEVLPCRTAASPLSPQPSAAGTPRMLGPSVKVWDPCNVLLQLPPSPLALFARGAASAATDRVTEVFLIAHGECASSLRPDLVGGRWSTAARLTANGERQARALAVFLKSQGVRFDEVYSSPLDRARTTAAFICRELGFADEQIQSSDALVEISQGQWEGCLRSEVYTQEIVNLISKTQPDFCAPSAADTPIHQTEAKELSCNGSANLVQDGDGPHWDLMYRLNRPSLQRKKSGKSRLQFVTTGDDDPKDEFSPREVTQGNLLPDGGRNPTFSMGIFTHATPIKCFLTGLLDCSPVMSHRISIDDSSVTVLHHSLITGWQIKRLNDTAHLRLL; from the exons ATGGGTTCCGCCCACTCCTCCCACTCCCCTCTCGAGGcattcgacgacgacgacgaccgcgaggaggaagaagaggaggaaggtgtGCGCTCCAGGAACCCAAAGTCCTCTAAGGAAAAGGTCCTTGAGCAGGAGCCCGAGGTCCTTCCCTGCCGCACCGCCGCCTCCCCGCTCTCCCCCCAGCCCTCTGCTGCCGGCACCCCCCGCATGCTTGGCCCTTCCGTCAAGGTATGGGACCCCTGCAACGTCCTTCTCCAACTACCACCGTCGCCCCTGGCTCTCTTCGCCCGTGGCGCCGCCTCAGCGGCAACGGATCGGGTCACGGAGGTGTTCCTGATCGCCCACGGCGAGTGCGCCTCCAGCCTTCGTCCGGATTTGGTCGGTGGGCGGTGGTCGACTGCGGCGAGGCTGACCGCAAATGGGGAGCGGCAGGCCAGGGCGCTGGCCGTCTTCCTCAAGTCACAGGGCGTGAGGTTCGACGAAGTCTATAGCTCGCCGTTGGATCGGGCAAGGACCACCGCGGCCTTTATTTGCCGG GAGCTTGGATTTGCAGACGAGCAGATCCAATCCTCCGATGCTTTGGTTGAGATAAGCCAGGGCCAATGGGAGGGCTGCCTTCGGTCAGAAGTTTACACCCAAGAAATTGTGAACTTGATTAGCAAAACACAGCCTGATTTCTGTGCACCTTCAG CTGCAGATACGCCGATCCATCAAACAGAGGCGAAGGAACTCTCATGTAATGGCTCAGCCAATTTAGTTCAAGATGGTGATGGGCCTCACTGGGATCTGATGTACAGGCTTAATCGACCGTCTCTTCAGAGGAAGAAATCTGGTAAGAGCAGGCTTCAGTTTGTGACTACGGGAGACGATGACCCCAAAGATGAGTTCTCCCCCAGAGAAGTCACACAAGGAAACCTCCTTCCTGATGGTGGCAGAAACCCTACCTTCTCCATGGGAATCTTCACCCATGCAACACCAATTAAATGTTTTCTCACGGGTCTGCTCGATTGCAGTCCTGTAATGTCTCATAGAATATCTATTGATGACTCTTCTGTGACGGTCCTGCATCATTCACTAATAACAGGATGGCAGATAAAGAGGCTCAATGATACAGCACATCTCCGCCTTCTTTAG
- the LOC103996683 gene encoding transcription factor bHLH137-like produces MESKKKPKVDGKKASEPPVDFIHVRARRGEATDSHSLAERVRRKKISERMDVLQGLVPGCHQMKGKALILDEIINYVRSLQNQVEFLSTKLALLSPMLHDLGYLSGQPEDDSSFRRQDLEQEQRCLDEMEFDDMLLFSVENIEDPL; encoded by the exons ATGGAAAGCAAGAAAAAGCCTAAAGTTGATGGCAAGAAAGCGTCGGAGCCGCCTGTCGATTTCATTCATGTGCGAGCGAGGAGAGGCGAAGCGACTGATAGCCACAGCCTTGCAGAAAGG GTCAGAAGGAAGAAGATTAGTGAGAGGATGGACGTGTTGCAAGGTCTTGTTCCTGGCTGCCACCAG ATGAAGGGAAAAGCACTCATCCTGGATGAGATCATCAACTATGTGCGATCGTTACAAAACCAAGTTGAG TTTCTCTCGACGAAGCTTGCTTTGCTGAGTCCCATGTTACATGACCTTGGTTACTTGAGTGGGCAACCAGAA GATGATAGCAGTTTTAGGAGACAAGATCTGGAACAAGAACAAAGGTGTCTCGATGAGATGGAGTTCGACGACATGTTACTCTTTTCGGTAGAGAATATTGAAGATCCTCTGTAA